One Myxococcus stipitatus DNA segment encodes these proteins:
- a CDS encoding MerR family transcriptional regulator, translating into MAFTVSQVSRLAKVSVRALHHYDELGLLRPSERSEAGYRLYTQADLERLQQVLFFRELGFPLEEIRRILEDSRFDLRGALLMQRQLLAERASRLDALRRAVDAALESLDQGRPMDSEKMFEAFGSFDPTRYEAEVRERWGDTEAYRESSRRAARYRKEDWAAIKAEGDALFKALADRLGAGLAPEAPEVMELAEAHRQYLSKWFYPCAPAFHRGLGEMYVGDSRFTENIDSVRPGLARFLREAFSANASRQES; encoded by the coding sequence ATGGCATTCACGGTCAGCCAGGTGTCCCGACTGGCGAAGGTCAGTGTCCGGGCACTGCATCACTACGACGAGCTGGGCTTGCTGCGCCCCTCGGAGCGCAGCGAGGCGGGCTATCGGCTGTACACGCAGGCGGACCTGGAGCGGTTGCAGCAGGTCCTCTTCTTCCGGGAGCTGGGCTTTCCGTTGGAGGAGATCCGCCGCATCCTGGAGGACTCGCGCTTCGACCTTCGCGGGGCCCTGCTCATGCAGCGACAGCTGCTGGCGGAGCGGGCCTCGCGGCTGGACGCATTGAGACGCGCCGTGGACGCGGCGCTGGAGTCACTCGACCAGGGGAGACCGATGGACAGCGAGAAGATGTTCGAGGCGTTCGGGAGCTTCGACCCGACACGGTACGAGGCGGAGGTCCGGGAGCGGTGGGGCGACACGGAGGCGTATCGGGAGTCGTCCCGGCGGGCCGCGAGGTACCGCAAGGAGGACTGGGCGGCCATCAAGGCGGAAGGCGACGCGCTGTTCAAGGCGCTGGCCGACCGGCTCGGTGCGGGGCTCGCGCCCGAGGCCCCGGAGGTGATGGAGCTGGCGGAGGCGCATCGGCAGTACCTCTCGAAGTGGTTCTACCCGTGCGCTCCCGCCTTCCACCGGGGGCTCGGGGAGATGTACGTGGGCGACTCCCGCTTCACGGAGAACATCGACAGCGTGCGGCCGGGGCTCGCGCGGTTCTTGCGGGAGGCCTTCTCCGCGAACGCATCCCGGCAGGAGTCGTAG